The following proteins come from a genomic window of Diorhabda sublineata isolate icDioSubl1.1 chromosome 7, icDioSubl1.1, whole genome shotgun sequence:
- the LOC130446233 gene encoding sugar transporter SWEET1, translating to MNESDFKNILATTASICTILQFLTGTLTCQKVVQNKSTGDISAFPFVSGCLSTSLWLRYGFLINDSSIILVNTVGATLFFAYVITFYLYSINKTVILRQFLCCLFLLIIILLHIHNNVDNTELVRVHLGLMCCGVTVLFFAAPLASLLHVIKVKNTESLPYHLIFATFIVSLQWLIYGLVLKDQFVQIPNFIGCILSGFQLSLFLIYPKKGKAYSNV from the exons ATGAATGaaagtgattttaaaaatatattagctACTACTGCATCAATATGtacaattctacaatttttgacTGGAac ACTCACCTGTCAAAAAgttgttcaaaataaaagtaCAGGTGACATATCTGCGTTTCCTTTCGTGAGTGGTTGTCTTTCAACGAGTTTATGGCTTAGATATGGCTTCTTAATCAATGACAGTTCTATAATTTTAGTGAATACTGTTGGTGCCACTTTGTTTTTTGCATATGTTATCACATTCTATTTATACAGTATTAAcaaa ACAGTCATTCttcgtcaatttttatgctGTTTATTCCTTTTAATTATAATCTTACTTCATATTCATAACAATGTGGACAACACAGAACTCGTTAGAGTACATTTAGGATTGATGTGTTGTGGAGTAACAGTATTATTCTTCGCTGCCCCATTGGCGTCGCTTTTGCACGTGATCAAAGTGAAAAATACAGAAAGTCTACCCTACCATTTGATCTTCGCCACATTTATCGTTTCCTTACAATGGTTAATTTATGGATTGGTATTAAAAGACCAATTTGTTCAA ATTCCTAATTTCATAGGATGTATTCTATCTGGGTTTCAGCtgagtttatttttgatatacccCAAAAAAGGGAAAGCGTATTCCAATGTTTGA